The genomic stretch GTTACAGGCTGTGATTCATCAATGAGATCATCATCTAATATAGTAACAGGTGGTTCCTTAGTAATATGAACATGACGTCTATTTCTACGATACTCTTAAGCTCTACCAGTTTCATCAGTAATCATATACGATCTGGGTGTCCCATGTTTTCCTGTAACTATAGCATGTGGCAAATGTTTGTCACTTGGTTTCTTGAACCTTACACTATCCTCTTCCTTCAGTTGTGGCAATTGTTTGAAGCCTTGGCGATCATAGAATTCTTTGTATTTAGCTTGTCGTTTTTCTAATAATTCTGGAACATCATGACAGATCTGTGGTACTAAGACTAAGGGGAGAACAGGAACTCTTGTTCGAATTTGCCTACTGAATAACATTTAGTTAGGCGAATAAGAAAAAATGCATATTGGCGTGTTGCGGTATTCCATTAGACCTTCATTCAAATTGCACGCCTTTCTCAGTaaacttttaacaatgtgaaccGCCTTTTCTGCAAGACCGTTGGCCTGACTATATGTAGGACTGGTTGTTATAATGTGAATGCCATATTGCGTAGCATATTCCTTCATTTCTCTGGAGTTGTAGGGCATGTTGTCTGCAATTAGAGTTTGTGGATAACCATGTCTTGAGGAAATTTCATTCAGACACCCAATAATATCACTGCTGGTTTTGCCATTGAGACTAATAGCCTCAATATACTTTGAATAATAATCAATGACCACAAGACAGTTTTGATTTTTGTATTCTAACAGATCTGATGCAACAATTTGGCAGGGCAATATTGGAATTTCTCGAGTTTGCATGGGTTCTTCGGTCTGCTTACTTTgatatttcaaacatttttcacaACAAGACATCATATCTTCAATATGCTTATTCATGCCAGGCCAAAATACCGTTGTACGTGCATTAGCTTTGGTTTTCGCAATGCCGCAGTGACTTAaatgcaatttctgaagtataTCACTTCTCCATGCAAATGGAATGACAAGCCTGTTGTTCTTGAGAAGGATTCCATCTGTGACATGAATGTCATTCCTGACATTCCAGAAAGACTTTAGAGGAGGAGGGACATCACGTTTGTGTTGGGGCCAACCCTCCATAGCATACCTGTGTAACATTTGCATGGTAGGATCATTGCAATTAAGTTCTCGTAATTCCATCAACTTCACATCCGAAATTGGGAGATCGATAATTACACTATGAATGCAATACTCCATGCCCTGATGCATACCATCATCAGTAGGAACATTGGACTGGTCAAATGCTCTTGACAGGGTATTTGCAATATGGAGAAACTTCCCTGGAACATATCTCACTTTAAGATGATACTTTTGCAAACGAAGTCTCATTCTTTGCAAGCAAGGGGGTACCTTGAAAAGAggctttttgaaaatagtttctAGGGGCTTGTGATCAGAGAGTACTTCAATTTCTGCCCCATATGTGTACATGTTAAATCTCTCACACCCATAAACGATTGCCAAGAGCTCTTTCTCAATCTGGGCGACACCGATTTCAGAACTTGATATAGCACGTGAGGCATATGCCACTGGTTGATTCTGTTGCATCAAACATGCTCCTAGACCATTTTTACTGGCATCAACTTGGAGTGTAGTAGGTAAACTTGTGTCATAAAATCGTAGGACTGGGGCGCTACTCAGGACGGATTTGAGTTTAGTAAGAGCTGTATCGTGCCCTGGAAACCAAGTCCATGGCACATCAGACTTAAATAAAGATTGCAATGGAGCAGTTAATTCAGACATGCTTGAAATATACTTGGCAAGATAGTTGATCACGCCCAATAACCTTTGCAGATCTTGTTTGCATGATGGGGTGGGCATGTTGTGAATAGCAGAAATTTTGTCTGGGTCTGGTGAAAATCCCAGTTCAGTAACAACTTCACCCATGTACTTGACTTTGTTTACTCGAAACTGGATTTTGCCTCGGTTGAATTTAATATTGCGCTCTCGTGCCCTTGTCAACACCTTGCGTAAGATCAAATCATGTTCTTGTTCATCTCTGCCTCGAATGATGATATCATCGAAAATTGGTAATGCACCTGAAATATCGCCAAAACGTTTTTCAACCATTTTTTGGGCCACTTCACTTGCGCATGAGATACCAAATGGCATTCTCTTAAATCGATGTCAGCCAAAAGGCGAATTAAACACACAGAGAAATGAGGATTCTTCCGTAAGTTTTTGGTCCCAATAACAATTTGACATGTCAACAACCGAGAAAACTTTGCAACCATTCAGAGtacttgaaattgtttcaaaactTGGTGGTTTGAAATCTTCCTTTTCAATGGCTTCATTTAGATCTGATGGGTCTAAACATAATCTCagagttttgtttgctttttcaaCGATTACCAAATTGCTAACCCAGGACACTGGTTCTTCTACTTTGGCAATAATATCTTTTCGTTCAAGATCATTGAGAGTTCCTTTGAGTTTATCCATCAGTCGTAATGGGACATTCCGTTGTGGTTGGATAGTAGGGTGACTATTAGCCTTCAACTTAATGGTATACTCTCCCTCAACACATCCTAAACCTTTGAAAACATCCTGAAATTCATTCAGAAgagtgaatttttcttgaacttcATCGACACTGAAACCTATTTGTTCTAGCTTGTTATTCAGGGTGATTAGCTCTAGGTCTAAGCATGATTCTAAGCCAAGGAGGGGTCTTACATTATCTCGGAGTACATAAAACTCCAAGGTTGTTGAACCCTTAGCCTCCTTTACCTTCGTATCAAGAAGGCATTTGCCCACAGTATCTAGCTGGTGCCCCCCAAATGACTTGAGTAGCATGCTTGTTGGTTGTACCTGAGCATTCAACTAATTAGCCAAACCTAAGGAAATTACATTACATTCTGCACCTGTATCAAGTTTAAAACTTACGGGAATGTCATTAACAAGCAGATCTGATGGAATGTTCCTTCTAGTACTACCTTGAATTTCCTCGATGTACAGACCCTCCAacagttcattgttttcatgcTCCTCTACTTCCACGTGACGAACTCTTCTTTCTTCCGTGCCATTTTTCGAATTGAAGCAGCACCGGGCATAGTGATTTCTTCCATTGCACTTGTGACACGTGGCTTCATAGGCCGGACAATTTCCCCTGTCATGAGATGTTGCACAGAATTTGCATTTCATTATCTTGCGCTAGTCTTCGTTTTTGGAttttactgtgtccaccggTGGCTCTCCCTTCCTTACAGCGTCGAGCGTCGATGTTACTCGTCGGAGTGGTTGGTGAGATGAAGATTTTCGACTGTTCCTTAGATTGGTCCGTGATTCTGCATAATTTGACGACTTTCTCGAGTGTCAAATCCGTCTCGCGTAGCAGTCGCACTCGTAGTTTGGGATCATTTATGCCCACCACAATCTGACCTCGTATCAGAGAATCCTTAATCGCTCCGAAATCGAAATATTCAGCTTTTCTTCCGAGATCAGTGACAAATATATCGAACGAGCGATCTTCTTGGATGGTCATTCTGAAGACGTATCGTTCGTAGGTTGTATTCTTCCGAGAAACACAATACGTTTCCAGCGCTGTTAAAATACCTCCAACAATCCTTTGCGTGATCTTTCCGGGAATTTTTGGCAGGGTTTTGAGCACTCGTCTTGCTTTGGTCCCAAGAATACTTTGGATAGTTGCTATCTGTATTGCAGCGTCCTTTTCGTGAAGGCCACTTGATATCCGATACAATTCCCACGCTTCTTTCCATTCCTTCCACACATCTGCGAGATTCAGACTATCAATACCCAATTCGGAGGGAGGTTTGATACGTTCCATGTCGTAGTTAGGAGTCagaaaagtttcttttaaagAGATCCTGGTACCATGTTATGAGTGCGAAAGAAAACACGTCTGTAGGCTTCAACTTCAAGAGCTTTATCAGTACTTTTCCACTACACGTGATCCTCAAGATCACGTGACTTACAAACAACTTATCATAACACCGCCTGTTTTCTGTGATTACATGTTTACAATAGACAATAtagaatctttttttttctaagctGTAACCGTAATTTAAGAGGGCTTTTAATGCATAATAGTAAGCATGTTCAAGTTCATTGTTGATAGTTTTGTTAATCTCTAACAGAAGTAGGCTACAAAGTGCGGCACTATATAAGCTTTGAACAGCATAAGCCTTGTGAGATGTCAGCAGCCACCAGCTTTTTAAGTCCTCTCAGAGCTCAACTTTGGCATAGTGTTTCTTTGAAACAGTTGATAGGTGGTGTTTAAGGGCAGCTTATTGTCGATACGAACAACAAGAATCTTCAGAAAGGAACTTATTTCGATAGCTGAGTCGCCAATATAAAATACCGGTTCTTGAGGGGTGTTACGCCCTTAAAATTGCTTTGGGATTAGAGGCCATCCAGGATGAAAGCTTCTCAAGATTTTGGTTATGAGACAGTTCCAAACAGAAACGTTGGAGTTCGATGCGTAGCCAGTGGTGTCGTCAGCGTAGAGCCTTAAAGAGGAAACTTGAAGAGAAAAGTTAAGATCGTTGATAAATATGTTAAACAGGAGTGGTCCCAGGAGACtaccttgaggaacaccacaagACACTGGTAACCATTCAGAGAAAACTCTGTTAACCTTGACTCTTTTTTTTCGCCCAGACAAATAGCAATGCGAGAAATTAAGGACGgttcctactaattcaaaggtattttggccccggtttatgattttgcaggaactgtagatcttaacaagtattattgaaatccaaaaagaaaattgggggtaaccacacatttttcaaagataattcatgaataatatttgtaaatagctttATACTacagagcaatgtatggcgttctttatcaaattgaacctcaattatctctcaaaaatgcgtttttacccccccccccccaattttctttttgtatacaaagagtacttactaagatatactttgtccggatagttttaaaccgcgcaaaaatatcactgtgtCAGTAAGTATCACCGATAGGATATCTgagtatttcgagatgcgcagaacgtatgcgcaataacaatagtaggcaccgtccttaattgtcCCCTCGCCAACGCCATAAACACGTAACTTTGCAAGAAGCAAATTATGACATATGGAATCAAAAGCCTTGGATAAATCAATTGCAATAGAGCCTTTAACCTTTTTTGAATCTAGTGCCAGACGCCAGTCATCGACCATTTTGTCCAGTGCAGCAGGAGTATCCACGACGAAACCCTGACATATTTGAAAAGAACAGACGTTGAAAGGCGACAAAAAGCAGGTCGAGCAtgactttttcaaaaatcttgGGTATGGTAGAGAGGACACTGATAAGTCATCAGGTGGATTGATCTTTTTTGAAGACGGGCGTTACTTGGCTAAGTTTCCAATCCGCATGCCACAATATGCAGAGATAAATAGCTTTCTCACGGAAAGCTATGGATGGCGCTGATAATTGACGAATCATCAGCATTGTGTTGTCAGGCCCACAAGATTTATTACAATTAATGTTATCCATAAGAGTTTCCATATACGAGACGAAAACCGGTTGGAAGGAAAAGTCCAGGTGAAAATCACGTGATATAATGGAAGAGATAGTAGGGTGTGTCAAAAATCTTCCCGCGTAAGCGTCAGGGCAGACTGATCCAGGACTAGAGTGGTGAAGAAGGCGTTAAATACGCTTGACGGTTCTTTCTATGCGccattacaacaataaaatgaaacaatatATAGAACTAGAAATAAATTAGTAAAGTAGTTAATTAAAAGCAAttctaaataaataagttttaagttTCTGTTTAAAATTGTCAATATCGTCACATAACTTTATTTCCCTCGGCAGCTTGTTCCATAGTTCCGGTGCTGTCACTCTAAACGCTCTTCAGCCATAGGTCTTGAGATTGTAAGAACGACGTTCAAGTAACATAGCAT from Montipora capricornis isolate CH-2021 chromosome 12, ASM3666992v2, whole genome shotgun sequence encodes the following:
- the LOC138025389 gene encoding uncharacterized protein, which encodes MLLKSFGGHQLDTVGKCLLDTKVKEAKGSTTLEFYVLRDNVRPLLGLESCLDLELITLNNKLEQIGFSVDEVQEKFTLLNEFQDVFKGLGCVEGEYTIKLKANSHPTIQPQRNVPLRLMDKLKGTLNDLERKDIIAKVEEPVSWVSNLVIVEKANKTLRLCLDPSDLNEAIEKEDFKPPSFETISSTLNGCKVFSVVDMSNCYWDQKLTEESSFLCVFNSPFG